Within Xiphias gladius isolate SHS-SW01 ecotype Sanya breed wild chromosome 5, ASM1685928v1, whole genome shotgun sequence, the genomic segment tgttttattaaagaagtcaggcaataattggccttttttcatcattctgtgagcaaccttgatctgattttatgctgcacaggGCATGAACCTGTGAACAGCTGGGCACATTGAAAGGAATTAGTCACCATTTTTAAGCTGCCACTTAGAGAtttcaggtgatttgccaaactcaTTGTAGATTTGTTACATGCCTTTTTACTTTTGCATATCTGGCACTTGACTTTTTGGGAGTCATCTTGACGAATTTGGAAGTTCTTCTAAGTCTGTCACGTGGTCAagtgtcactgtcccagtgtAAGTGCTGGTAACGTTAGACGAGAGCTGTGATGAACAATTCAAAGAGTTAAagattatattaaatattatacagtatataagatTAGATATATATTAAAGATTAAATATCCTTGTCtgacaataattaataattattgcataatgaataatgttggcttactatttatattttggatttttgtggtaatgcatataatgcataataataatttaacaagaaaaaaaaagaagaaaaaaaaccccccgcAGCATTCAAAGACTCATTTGGACTATGATTACCATGGCAATTGTCAAAGCTTCGAAGCTTCCAGGCATTCAGGTCAGCCCTAGTTACTTcactgagaagttggaggtgtgcctgcagctctttatctaacagctcactgtggctgctccttgtTTCTTTACTCcatgcaatatttcaaactgatcctcTCTCCAAAAATGCCTAGAattagacacatttttgatgaacgatagCGGTgagtgctaagctcactgacaaacacataacatttcctgtgactacttcataataaaaatcCACTCGTGCTTGGGCAGTTtgatgcttttaatgtgaagctgcagctgtAGGAAAGGTTCGGTTTGgattagcagtaacttaatacagcatttttttccaggaatgttgccacagacacagagttcataatactgcaaatatataaatattgcagtactttcatcagtgCACCATAGGCTCAAacaccattgtgttacctcaaTCGGCAATAGATAGTGACtcaacagacatttatttacatgaaaatctTTAAGATTGCTGCTTTAAAACCAACAAGAGTTTCATGAATTAAAGAGTATTATTGTAAACGTCAATAAATAAACCTGGGCAATAACGGTGACAGGAAACTAATTACACTGGTATAACCTTATGCTGTGCACCAGGTGCATGAATCAAACCCTAATGCCCTCACTCACCAATGTTCTTGCTGGTATGCATTCTGGGGGGCAGAGTGGTGTATAGCCTCCGGTCCTGAGATAAGGTGCCTTTTGCAGAGGTAGAAGGGAAGGGAGTGGTGGGGAGCGACAATGATGGAGGACTAAGGAGAAGGGCACTCTCCTGGTCCTGCTGGAGGACTTGGAGCGTCAAACGAGCATGACGGGCTGACAGGAGGTACAAGAAAGCTGTGTCGCCATCCTGACGAACACCGTATGAAGCGAGAGAACGCTGGTTGGTGCACAAGCACTGGCCAATCACCCAGCGCTGCACCCGCGGATGAAAGCCATACTCTAGAAACATCTGAGATGGTAGAAATTGAAATGAAGCAAACAGGAGAGAatgacagtgaaagagagaaatgtaaCCAATTAGGCAGAGTAATAGATattgtgagagaaaaaatttGGAGGAGAAGCATTCTTCAGACTAACCTGCTGTTTCAGTGCAGCGGTAGTCATATGGGGGAAAACTTTAACAGTGACACAACAGGATGAGGAAGAATCTTCAAATACAACAGccaaactgttaaataaaatgaaatacaagcCAAAAATCTATATTATACcttatatcacatttttaaatgtttaaaaattattcCATCAATCatattaaaatcataattaatAATCATGTTCCTACTTGATTTCAGTGTCTTCATAGTCTCTGGTAAAGGGCTGAATCTTGAGCGCAGCATGTTGTCGGGCGAGCGTGGCAGCAATTACAGAAGCAGACTGCATGTCACCTGCTTCTATGGCTCGGGTCAACTCTGTGCAGGTTTCCTCTATAAATggatacatacagtacatacatgcataaggaaacacagacaaacccACACAGGTGAACATACAGTAGAGGCAAGCCTGTGCAGAGGATGTTTCCATACCCCCAAAAAGCGACTACAGGGCTAAAAATGATTGAGTGAATAAATtagtaaaatgaatgaatagtgAATTGGTTACGtcacatctaaaaaaaaaaaaaaaaaaaaaaaaaaggatctgataataatttatattaacAGGAAGGTGTTCAGTGTAAATACCTGTTTGTTGCAAGGCCAACGTGTTCTGAAGATGGAGACCATCCAGGGGGTGCTGTGGACCATTATCTTGAGGGGCAACTGccaatgaaaaatgttgaaaagcagaaaaaaagcatttaaatagaaaacattaGAAAGAGACCTATTATAAACATTCAGTTTTCCCACATTGTACAAGAGACAATTTTTATTGTCTTCTTTTGTTCTATCTGTAGATATAGAATGAATAAAAGGAATggtaaattttgttttgttgcatcTTGTCACAATAGAGAAAGTTTTAAATATAGTCCTTTATGCATGTCCTACATCTGTTCTTAAGGTCTCTTCTCAACTGTTTAAGCCCAGTTTACCTACAAAGGGAGATTCCCAGGGGAGGTTCCAACAGCAGCACTTTCAGCTATATTAAGATTGGGTGAAAAATAAAGGCCTTGGTTTGTGTTACAGCTACAGCTGCTGACTTCAACAGTCATCCATAGCTGTAAGCAGTACAATTCTGTGTAAATATGATTATGATGGTGGCCCAAAGTGGTTATAAAAGCTGGTTTATTACCTGATTTAGCATTCTACAATTATATTTACaagtttttcaattttggtcatctttctcttcttttactttatttcttacatACATGTAGGTTCAAAAAGGGGATAATATGTAAGTAAGAACAGACTTTTATTGAACAGAATTTGTTGAAATTCCCTCTAAAGACAAAATATGAATCTTAGTCATGGTGGTTGAGATTGACGCTAGTGATATTACCAAGCATTGACCAGGCCTGTGAAAAGTTCCCCTGTtcaaataaatagataaataagaCCCTGTTGCAAGAAAATATCTAAGGTTTTCCACACCTTTCTTTTGTGGCTGTTATCTAACAGAAATGTCAGTACCAGTGAGATAAGTGACTGACCTCTATGTGCTTCTCTTAATGATGACATCATCACCGTAGCCCACTCATGGGCCTCCTGCTCACACTGGAAGTTAAAGCTGATGCGGTCATGTGGAGGTGCTACCAAACTCAGCTCATGGCACTTTGGTGACTTCAACTCATAGTGTACTGTCCTCAAATCAAACTCAGCGATTGTCTGGaacaagaggaggagacagtGAGAATGAAATGAGATGAGGTAGGATGAAATGGGGAAAGTAAATGATTCATAGATTACATTACACCAGAATGGCAACTAGATGCATCACTGCATATGTGTACATGGCTTGGTAAAAAGATAATTTTAATATTCCATTATACTGTTAACGGACAAATATAGATACATTTGTTAAAGTATGTAACtaagaaaatctaaaaacaacacaacagatatttattagttttaaaaatgcaattaacagaaaacaatggCATTGTATGGAACTTTCCCAAGCCGCTGAATTAAAACGCATCACTCCTAATTAAACTTTAGGCCCTGTCTTGTATAAGGACCATGTATTGAACTTTTAATacctttcattatttattatgtttatgccaaaataaatttaaaaacaaagcaaaccatGGAGCCAGACAAGATTTAAGCAGatataaatgcaaaacataATGAATCTGCCATGGGTAGTGTGCTTTCTTCTGTGGAGGCTACCTGATGGGTGCCttaacaggaaacacacacaggccacaTAAAGCCTGAGGAACAGGGGGGGTCAACAGGGGCCCACAACTCCTTTTTACCCTGGGGCCTCCTAGCGGGTTAATACGGTCCTGGTCAAAAGCCGGAGAGGTTAGGAGCAAGTGCTATAAATAAACTTAAGTTTGGATTTATTCCACCATATTTTCACACATCAAGTCCTTGCACTTAGTATGGAGTCCTATCTAGCATAAATCGTGTCTCAAACAGTGTTTAAGACACACACCACAACAAGCCCAACACTACCgctgttttgctgctgtgaACTCACCACACTCCGGCCAGTCCCGCTGCTGTCCTGGAGCGACAGCAGGAATTCCCCGGATTTCCCCGGGTCCATGCTGAGCTGCAGGCGGAGTGACTCATCACCTGCTCCCGGAAGACACAACGGCCGAATACCAGAATGGCACACCGTCACCCGAACCGAGATTAAGACGGTTCGGCAGCTAAATTGTGACTGCGAGGCCCCATAGTGACTGGGGAGGGCAGCGGACTGGTCCGGTGTGTAGGCAGGGGTGTGAGTCCAACCGCCTGAACTCAGCGACATCCTGCCAACAGATTCAtgtagaaaacaaacacacggGGTCCGCTGGGTTGTTTACGTCTTGTCCTAAATTGTTTCCTGCCCTTGGTTTTAGTATCTTTTCGCGATATTAATTACATTGTACCTCGTTGTTAGATATTTATTAGCCTCACTGTCAACAGGAAGCAAGTGCGTAGAGTCTGACAACTGTTTGTAGCGACTTCAAAAATCCATAGCCCAAGCTAGAGGTTTCACTTCTCTCTTCTTCCGTTTTCGCTAAAGCTCCTACTCAGGCAGAtgtagtgtttcttttttactgcCAAGAATTAAGAGTATCCTTCGAGGTATGCCATACCTTCCAAACGTCAAAGTTCTGTAGTAGTTTACTACAAGTAACGTTGAGTGTGTTGTTAGTGCGTATACTTTCACTCCGTATTGCGCATGCGTTGTCATTAGGCTGACGTACGCTGTTGTAATAtttatgaggttttttttttatcgatATGACAGGTAAGCTTGTTTAGTTCCCGTGTTAGCTgacttaatatttaatattcaagatgtttaaaatttaaattttgacgCATATACGCTGTTCCTCAGATGAGTGTTTTAAGTCTGGTTTCTATGAAATGCAGTTAAACCTTATGGTGATACAggcaatgtgtgtatgtgcacatattGACCACAAAGGGGCAGTAAAGCATcctattaaaacatttacatgtcCTCTAACCCTCTCTTTTTCATAATAATTCAGCTGAAATCTGTTTCATCAGTATATAGCAGTTTAAAGAAGCCACACCTCAGACTGCCTCAAACACACGCACCCacgtacgtgcgtgtgtgtgtgtgtgtgtgtgtgtgcgtgtgtgtgtgtgtcagttagctaaaactgatgcagtctaacacaacaGTCTTGCAGTAAATCCCTTTATGGAGgttcagtgtttgttgaaactgtgttaaagagacattgattcaactgtatgataatTCTGGAGGCtgcaatttgtggtgctgttgaactgcgCTGCATTATGCGGACAGTTgttgttccttttattttgtccaccccattgAAATCAAAGCGACAGAAGGCTAAACAACATACACACCTCTTtgtataatacaatacagttcaacGGCAGCACAGACTatatcctccaaaatgatcatacagttgaatcaaaacctcttttacacagtctcaacaaaaacaTACCACtgaaaccttcatgaaggtagggtttttttgcaggactgttgttttaaactgcattagttttagctaggtgttcctaataaactgagtgtatatgtacagtatgtgtttgtgtaatacAACACCCTGAATGtggtgaaaatatattttttgaggGCTAGACTTATTTGTAAGAAACTAATTTTACaatgtggtattgctacttttacttaagtaaagaaaaagtcTAATGTCCTCCCTCGTCTTCATCTTAAAAATTCTGCTCAGATCCATTTTTGACATCTTGTGGCATTtcttatgaaaaataaatttttatgaCCTAGGtgccatttaccatttattttttatgatgtaacttcaacatttattaaacattaaaaaaaaaacaacaaattaaatttctatGACTCTAGTACTAATGTTTATCtgtcacaaaaccaaaaactccAGCGTTTGTAGTCATTCTTTTTCAAGATTACATGCTAAGTTAGCACTacaaaaactaaacatgttCCTTCACAGGAGCAGCATACTGAACATTAGGTGTAAAGTAAGATTAACAGGACactatttattctatttttgttGGCTCTTCACAAAGTCATCTCTTACAAACACGTATGGCATAGTAGGATAATGTTATCATTCAATAATAGGCCCAGTATAGGCCTTTTCCACAGCACACAATTTGAACTATCAtagtaggaaaaacacaggtgttacCGTTAACATTAACAGTGGTTGTTTTCTATTCAGGTGTCCCACAATATGTGAACCAGCATGCACAGCAGCATCACCCTGAAACTCAAGCAGTTAAATGGAATTCAGctgttattaattttattatttacacctggATTTCTCCCATTTtatcatgtattaatttgagatAGATTAGCATTTGAAATTACAATGTAGTTATCTTCACTTTGAGTTGGGGTTTCCCTCCTCAAAGATGTTACAGCAGTACAGATATCATAAACTAGCTGGAACACATACCATCCAGATGAGACTTATATGACCCAGGGGGGACTTCAACCCACAATCCCCAGCTCTGGATGATGATGCCTTATCAATTAGGCCACTGAGCCACTATAACACACGTTTCTCAATCTTTTGACTAAATTTTCGGTGTCGAGC encodes:
- the shrprbck1r gene encoding ranBP-type and C3HC4-type zinc finger-containing protein 1 gives rise to the protein MSLSSGGWTHTPAYTPDQSAALPSHYGASQSQFSCRTVLISVRVTVCHSGIRPLCLPGAGDESLRLQLSMDPGKSGEFLLSLQDSSGTGRSVTIAEFDLRTVHYELKSPKCHELSLVAPPHDRISFNFQCEQEAHEWATVMMSSLREAHRVAPQDNGPQHPLDGLHLQNTLALQQTEETCTELTRAIEAGDMQSASVIAATLARQHAALKIQPFTRDYEDTEINLAVVFEDSSSSCCVTVKVFPHMTTAALKQQMFLEYGFHPRVQRWVIGQCLCTNQRSLASYGVRQDGDTAFLYLLSARHARLTLQVLQQDQESALLLSPPSLSLPTTPFPSTSAKGTLSQDRRLYTTLPPRMHTSKNIGGSESGNISKIRDLINLEMPQLSEALSLNTSSTQGWSCPSCTYINKPSRPGCEICSTNRPENYVIPGGYRPDALELRRIQQEKEAIRQYQQAREEERRENFARLVMMDGQDLVPNPEPVDCRICYVDLPPGEGVLLRECLHCFCRECLRSVIMLSEEPEVSCPYRDDTYSCACSLQEREIRALVPPEEYERWLQRGLSVAESRCEGSYHCATPDCRGWCVYEDTVNVFHCPICGKHNCLICKSIHEGMNCKQYQDDLAVRAINDSAARRTTHLLKTLVQSGEAMHCPQCGIIVQKRDGCDWLRCTVCHTEICWVTRGPRWGPRGPGDTSGGCRCNVNNQKCHPKCQNCH